One window of the Rosa rugosa chromosome 3, drRosRugo1.1, whole genome shotgun sequence genome contains the following:
- the LOC133739485 gene encoding alcohol dehydrogenase-like 7 — protein sequence MAEKVSGGSRGKPIRCRGAVCRRPSEPLVIEEIIVAPPMPHEVRIRIIYTSLCHSDLLFWKIKDFAAAMFPRILGHEAIGVVESVGEDVNEVSEGDTVIPTFMADCGECGDCKSPKSNLCSKLPFKSSHFMPRYETSRFTDLKGEAIYHFLSVSSFSEYTVVDIAHVTKIDSGIPLTKAAGLLGCGVSTGVGAAWRTANVEPGSTVAIFGLGSIGLAVAEGARLCGATRIIGVDVNEDKFEVGKKFGLTDFVKAANSENKSASEVIIEMTDGGADYCFECVGMASVVQEAYACCRKGWGKTIVLGVDKPGSQVSISSRDILTTGKSLIGVLFGGLKPKSDIPILLNRYINKELQLDEFVTHEVPFEDINKAFDLLIEGKCLRCVICMNDQ from the exons ATGGCTGAGAAAGTGTCCGGTGGAAGTAGAGGGAAGCCTATTAGATGCAGAG GTGCGGTGTGTCGAAGGCCAAGTGAGCCTCTGGTGATCGAAGAGATCATAGTGGCACCGCCGATGCCTCATGAAGTACGCATTCGAATTATTTATACTTCTCTGTGCCACAGTGATCTCTTGTTCTGGAAGATAAAG GACTTTGCTGCTGCAATGTTCCCTAGAATTCTCGGTCACGAAGCTATCGG GGTCGTGGAGAGTGTTGGGGAGGATGTCAACGAGGTAAGCGAAGGAGATACTGTCATCCCAACATTCATGGCAGACTGTGGAGAATGTGGAGATTGCAAATCACCGAAGAGCAATCTATGTTCAAAACTACCCTTCAAGTCCTCACATTTTATGCCAAGATATGAGACAAGCAGATTCACAGACCTCAAAGGCGAGGCTATATACCATTTCCTATCTGTGTCTAGTTTTAGTGAGTATACAGTGGTAGACATAGCTCATGTCACAAAGATTGATTCTGGAATACCTCTTACCAAGGCTGCAGGCCTTCTAGGGTGCGGAGTATCAACAG GGGTTGGTGCTGCATGGAGAACGGCAAATGTAGAGCCAGGATCAACTGTGGCTATATTCGGGCTCGGTTCAATTGGATTAGCT GTTGCAGAGGGAGCAAGACTTTGTGGAGCTACAAGAATTATCGGCGTGGATGTGAacgaagacaaatttgaagttg GGAAAAAGTTTGGACTCACTGACTTCGTCAAAGCTGCCAATTCTGAGAATAAATCTGCAAGCGAG GTGATAATTGAGATGACTGACGGGGGTGCAGATTATTGCTTTGAATGTGTGGGAATGGCATCAGTGGTGCAAGAAGCTTATGCTTGTTGCCggaag GGTTGGGGAAAAACAATCGTGTTAGGAGTGGACAAGCCAGGGTCACAGGTGAGCATTTCTTCACGTGATATCCTTACTACTGGCAAATCCCTCATTGGAGTCTTATTTGGAGGACTCAAACCCAAATCGGATATTCCTATTCTCCTCAATCGCTACATCAACAAG GAACTACAACTGGATGAGTTTGTAACACATGAAGTGCCGTTTGAGGACATTAACAAAGCTTTTGATTTACTCATTGAAGGGAAATGTTTGCGATGTGTAATCTGTATGAATGATCAGTGA
- the LOC133735886 gene encoding neutral ceramidase 2-like, translating to MVLMKFKSNMKIKSKFPHTRTLLSLTVVAICVIKSVSCTSTTDDNGEFLIGVGSYDMTGPAAGVVMMGYANMGQTTAGVHFRLRARTFIVAESSQGPRFAFVNLDAGMASQLVNIKVLEKLKSRFGDLYTEENVAISGIHTHAGPGGYLQYFLYSISTLGFIQESFDVIVNAIVQSIVQAHHNLKPGSIFINQGDVVNAGINRSPSAYLLNPAEERAQYQTNVDTLMTLLKFVDGASQQSIGAFSWFATHGTSMSKENKLISGDNKGAAARFFEDQFATTPIRAPFNSSSKPDIGELVKKAQTIKATGGQRCSKTSSQDCKVRKNDGSLFVGAFCQSNVGDVTPNVLGAFCTDTGRPCDFNTSSCNGNDLLCLGQGPGYPDEILSTKIIGERQFKKAADLFTSASEKLTGAIDYRHVYLDFTDIEVELEGNKKVKTCPAAVGAGFAAGTTDGPGVSGFQQGDTEIPEKYRKLRDALQKPSEYQVDCQEPKNVLLSIGEMFKPYAWAPAIVPIQMLRLGKLIILSVPGEFTTMAGRRLRDAVKETLISNSKGEFDENTHIVIAGLTNTYSQYIATFEEYTQQRYEAASTLYGPHTLSAYIQEFEKLAKAMAKGEKVISKGPSPPDLSSVQVEVLLGPFGDSPPPHTKFGDMKQDIIIPKSGSFRKGDLNRPNATFWSANPNYDLLTEGTYAVVEMLQGDNWVPVYDDDDFSVVFKWNRDDKGLYSAATIEWEIPIYANLGVYRLRHFGSSRKKKDSPITYFTGASSGFAVS from the exons ACAAGGACACTCTTATCACTAACTGTTGTTGCTATATGTGTTATAAAATCAGTGAGTTGTACTTCTACTACTGATGATAATGGCGAGTTTTTGATCGGAGTTGGAAGCTATGACATGACCGGACCGGCAGCCGGAGTGGTCATGATGGGTTACGCCAACATGGGCCAAACCACTGCGGGTGTACATTTCCGGCTAAGGGCAAGGACTTTCATCGTGGCCGAGAGCTCCCAAGGTCCAAGGTTTGCCTTTGTTAATCTTGATGCAGGGATGGCTTCACAACTCGTTAATATTAAAGTGCTCGAGAAACTCAAATCAAG GTTTGGCGATTTGTATACCGAAGAAAATGTGGCGATTAGTGGCATTCACACCCATGCAGGACCTGGAGGTTATTTGCAGTATTTTCTTTACTCTATATCAACATTAGGATTCATCCAAGAATCATTCGATGTCATTGTCAACGCAATTGTGCAAAGCATTGTTCAGGCTCATCATAACCTCAAGCCTGGTTCTATTTTCATCAACCAAG GGGATGTGGTAAACGCCGGAATAAACAGGAGTCCAAGCGCTTATTTGCTAAACCCAGCAGAGGAGAGAGCACAGTATCAGACCAACGTTGATACCCTAATGACTCTTTTGAAGTTTGTGGATGGTGCCAGTCAACAGAGCATTGGAGCATTCAGCTGGTTTGCCACTCACGGAACCTCCATGAGCAAAGAGAATAAGCTCATCAGTGGAGACAACAAAGGTGCAGCTGCACGGTTCTTCGAGGACCAGTTTGCTACAACTCCCATCAGAGCACCCTTCAACTCCTCTAGCAAACCAG ATATTGGTGAGTTAGTAAAGAAGGCGCAGACAATCAAAGCAACAGGAGGGCAGCGCTGCAGTAAAACGAGCAGCCAAGACTGCAAGGTGAGGAAGAACGACGGGTCACTATTCGTGGGAGCTTTTTGCCAATCTAATGTTGGAGATGTGACCCCGAATGTGCTCGGAGCATTCTGCACTGATACCGGAAGACCTTGTGACTTCAATACATCCTCATGTAATGGGAACGACCTGCTTTGCCTCGGCCAGGGACCTGG GTATCCTGATGAAATACTAAGCACCAAAATTATAGGGGAAAGACAGTTTAAGAAGGCAGCTGATCTATTTACATCGGCTTCAGAGAAATTAACCGGGGCTATTGATTACCGTCACGTGTACCTAGACTTTACGGATATTGAGGTTGAGCTAGAAGGAAACAAGAAGGTGAAAACATGTCCAGCAGCAGTTGGTGCTGGTTTTGCTGCTGGGACTACAGATGGACCTGGTGTCTCTGGGTTTCAACAAGGTGATACAGAG ATCCCTGAAAAATATAGAAAACTTAGGGACGCACTGCAAAAACCTAGCGAATATCAAGTGGACTGCCAAGAACCCAAGAATGTTCTGCTTTCCATCGGTGAAATGTTTAAACCTTACGCATGGGCG CCTGCAATTGTCCCTATACAAATGCTCAGATTGGGAAAACTCATCATACTTTCTGTCCCAGGAG AATTCACCACAATGGCGGGGAGGCGGCTAAGGGACGCAGTAAAGGAGACATTGATAAGTAACAGCAAGGGTGAATTTGATGAAAACACCCACATAGTAATAGCAGGCCTTACAAATACTTATTCCCAATATATAGCAACTTTCGAAGAGTACACACAACAGAGATATGAG GCTGCTTCCACTCTCTATGGTCCTCACACATTATCAGCATACATCCAAGAATTTGAGAAATTAGCCAAAGCAATGGCCAAGGGAGAAAAGGTCATTTCTAAAGGTCCCTCGCCACCAGATCTTTCCTCTGTACAAGTCGAAGTCTTACTTGGACCTTTTGGAGATTCGCCTCCACCACATACAAAGTTTGGAGATATGAAACAAGATATCATTATACCAAAAAGTGGATCATTCAGAAAGGGAGATTTGAATAGACCAAATGCCACATTTTGGAGTGCAAACCCAAACTATGACTTGTTGACAGAAGGCACATATGCTGTGgtagagatgcttcaaggggaTAACTGGGTTCCAGTTTACGATGATGATGATTTCTCCGTGGTTTTCAAGTGGAATAGAGATGACAAGGGATTATATAGTGCAGCAACCATAGAATGGGAAATACCAATTTATGCAAATTTGGGGGTGTACAGGCTCAGGCATTTTGGTTCATCAAGGAAAAAGAAGGACTCCCCCATCACTTACTTCACTGGTGCATCTAGTGGGTTTGCAGTGTCGTAA
- the LOC133735888 gene encoding alcohol dehydrogenase-like 7, with product MAAMDEKLSSGNRGKPIRCRAAVSRKPGEPLVMEEIMVAPPMPHEVRVRIVYTSLCHSDITFWKMKDFPGVFPRILGHEAIGVVESVGEDVTEVAEGDTVIPTLISDCGECVDCRSTKSNLCSKLPFKISPFMPRHETSRFTDLNGEVIHHFVSVSSFSEYTVVDIAHLTKIDSAIPLTKAAGLLGCGVSTGVGAAWRTANVEPGSTVAIFGLGSIGLAVAEGARLCGATRIIGVDVNQDKFEIGKKFGVTDFINPANCENKSVTEVMIEMTDGGADYCFECVGIASLVQQAYACCRKGWGKTIVLGVDQPGSQLTLPSYDVLHKGKTLMGSFFGGLKPKSDIPVLLNRYINKELQLDEFVTHEVTFEDINKAFDLLIEGKCLRCVICMNNQ from the exons ATGGCCGCCATGGATGAGAAGTTGTCAAGTGGAAACAGAGGGAAGCCTATTCGATGCAGAG CTGCGGTCTCTCGCAAGCCAGGTGAGCCACTAGTGATGGAAGAGATCATGGTGGCGCCGCCAATGCCCCATGAAGTTCGCGTTCGGATTGTCTATACTTCTCTGTGTCACAGTGATATCACTTTTTGGAAaatgaag GACTTTCCTGGAGTCTTCCCTAGAATTCTCGGTCATGAAGCTATTGG GGTTGTGGAGAGTGTTGGGGAGGATGTGACTGAGGTAGCCGAAGGAGATACTGTCATCCCCACATTGATTTCGGATTGTGGAGAATGTGTAGATTGCCGATCAACAAAGAGCAATCTTTGTTCAAAACTTCCCTTCAAGATCTCACCTTTTATGCCAAGACATGAGACAAGCAGATTCACAGACCTCAATGGCGAGGTTATACACCATTTTGTATCTGTATCTAGTTTTAGCGAGTATACAGTGGTGGACATAGCCCATCTCACAAAGATTGACTCTGCAATACCTTTAACCAAGGCTGCAGGCCTTCTAGGTTGTGGAGTATCAACAG GGGTTGGTGCTGCTTGGAGAACAGCAAATGTGGAGCCGGGATCAACTGTGGCTATATTTGGGCTTGGTTCAATTGGATTGGCT GTGGCAGAGGGTGCAAGACTGTGTGGAGCTACTAGAATTATCGGGGTGGATGTTAACCAAGACAAATTTGAAATTG GAAAGAAGTTTGGAGTCACTGACTTCATCAACCCTGCAAATTGTGAGAATAAATCTGTGACAGAG GTGATGATTGAGATGACTGACGGGGGTGCAGATTATTGCTTTGAATGTGTTGGAATTGCATCACTGGTGCAACAAGCTTATGCTTGCTGCCGGAAG GGTTGGGGAAAAACAATTGTATTAGGTGTGGACCAGCCAGGGTCGCAGTTGACCCTTCCTTCATACGATGTGCTTCATAAGGGTAAAACCCTCATGGGATCCTTCTTTGGAGGACTCAAACCTAAGTCGGATATCCCTGTGCTCCTGAATCGCTACATCAACAAG GAACTACAACTAGATGAGTTTGTGACACATGAGGTGACATTTGAAGACATCAACAAAGCTTTTGATTTACTCATTGAAGGGAAATGTCTCCGTTGTGTAATCTGTATGAACAACCAGTAA
- the LOC133737943 gene encoding uncharacterized protein LOC133737943 — translation MNLNNVLILNGTNFRAWKNSLEHYLMMHENMDLCFTDDQPEPLTEESTAEDRKEARAWYRANRMAKNVMRNTMSDTVRGSIEEPELATDYMEAIERKFKESEKAEAARLSKAFHDLRYSGTGGVREHLLKLININARLRELLMGVNDDQVVHVALHSLPSSFSGLRTSYNSQKGTWL, via the coding sequence ATGAATTTGAACAATGTTCTAATTCTGAACGGCACTAATTTTAGAGCTTGGAAGAATTCTCTGGAACACTATTTGATGATGCATGAGAATATGGATCTTTGTTTCACTGATGACCAACCTGAACCCTTAACTGAAGAAAGTACTGCAGAGGATAGAAAGGAGGCTAGAGCTTGGTATAGGGCTAACAGGATGGCCAAAAATGTTATGAGGAATACCATGTCTGACACAGTGAGAGGTAGTATTGAGGAGCCTGAATTAGCCACTGACTATATGGAGGcaatagaaagaaaatttaaggAGAGTGAAAAAGCTGAAGCTGCAAGACTATCTAAGGCTTTCCATGATCTTAGGTACAGTGGTActgggggagttagagagcacctATTGAAGCTTATCAACATAAATGCTAGGCTTAGAGAGCTACTTATGGGAGTCAATGATGACCAGGTGGTGCATGTTGCACTGCATTCCTTACCTAGCAGTTTCAGTGGACTTAGAACCAGTTATAACTCTCAGAAGggaacctggctctga